In Strigops habroptila isolate Jane chromosome 6, bStrHab1.2.pri, whole genome shotgun sequence, a single genomic region encodes these proteins:
- the CNR1 gene encoding cannabinoid receptor 1 isoform X1 — MRISSNAFFLAPSLSETNKAGVMKSILDGLADTTFRTITTDLVYVGSNDIQYEDMKGDMASKLGYYPQKFPLSSFRGDPFQEKMTAGEDPLLSIIPSDQVNITEFYNKSLSTFKDNEENIQCGENFMDMECFMILNPSQQLAIAVLSLTLGTFTVLENLLVLCVILHSRSLRCRPSYHFIGSLAVADLLGSVIFVYSFVDFHVFHRKDSPNVFLFKLGGVTASFTASVGSLFLTAIDRYISIHRPLAYKRIVTRPKAVVAFCVMWTIAIVIAVLPLLGWNCKKLNSVCSDIFPLIDETYLMFWIGVTSVLLLFIVYAYMYILWKAHSHAVRMIQRGTQKSIIIQSTEDGKVQITRPDQTRMDIRLAKTLVLILVVLIICWGPLLAIMVYDVFGKMNKLIKTVFAFCSMLCLLNSTVNPIIYALRSKDLRHAFRSMFPTCEGTAQPLDNSMESDCQHKHANNAGNVHRAAESCIKSTVKIAKVTMSVSTDTTAEAL; from the exons ATGAG GATTTCCTCCAATGCATTTTTCCTTGCCCCAAGTCTCTCTGAAACCAACAAGGCTGGGGTTATGAAGTCAATCCTAGATGGCCTCGCAGATACAACTTTCCGAACAATCACAACAGATCTCGTTTACGTGGGTTCCAATGATATCCAGTACGAAGACATGAAAGGCGACATGGCATCCAAGCTGGGATACTACCCCCAGAAGttccctctctcttccttcaGGGGTGATCCTTTCCAAGAAAAAATGACTGCGGGAGAGGATCCCCTGTTAAGCATTATTCCCTCAGATCAGGTCAACATCACAGAATTTTACAACAAGTCCCTGTCCACGTTTAAGGATAATGAGGAGAACATACAGTGTGGGGAGAACTTTATGGATATGGAGTGCTTTATGATCCTgaaccccagccagcagctggccATTGCTGTGCTGTCGCTCACCCTGGGCACCTTCACGGTCCTAGAGAACCTCCTTGTCCTGTGCGTCATCCTCCACTCCCGAAGCCTTCGGTGTAGACCCTCCTACCATTTCATCGGCAGCCTGGCTGTGGCCGATCTCCTGGGCAGCGTGATTTTTGTCTACAGTTTTGTGGATTTCCATGTTTTCCACCGGAAGGACAGCCCCAACGTATTCTTGTTCAAACTGGGTGGAGTTACAGCCTCCTTCACTGCATCCGTAGGTAGCCTTTTCCTCACGGCAATAGACCGGTACATATCTATACACAGGCCACTAGCTTACAAAAGGATTGTTACCCGACCAAAGGCTGTTGTAGCGTTTTGTGTGATGTGGACCATCGCTATTGTAATAGCCGTTCTTCCTCTGCTTGGCTGGAACTGCAAAAAGCTCAATTCTGTTTGTTCAGACATATTCCCTCTCATCGACGAGACATACCTGATGTTCTGGATCGGGGTCACCAGCGTCCTCTTGCTGTTCATTGTCTATGCCTACATGTACATACTGTGGAAGGCTCACAGCCACGCTGTTCGCATGATTCAGCGGGGCACGCAGAAAAGCATCATCATCCAGTCTACGGAGGATGGTAAGGTACAGATCACTAGGCCTGACCAAACTCGTATGGACATCAGGTTAGCCAAAACTTTGGTCCTTATCCTAGTCGTTTTAATCATATGCTGGGGCCCTCTCCTAGCCATCATGGTGTACGATGTCTTTGGCAAAATGAACAAGCTCATCAAAACTGTCTTTGCCTTCTGTAGCATGCTCTGTTTGCTGAATTCCACAGTGAATCCCATCATCTACGCTCTGAGGAGCAAGGACTTGCGACACGCCTTCCGCAGCATGTTCCCCACCTGCGAAGGAACCGCACAGCCCCTCGACAACAGCATGGAGTCTGACTGCCAGCACAAACACGCCAACAACGCGGGGAACGTGCATAGGGCTGCTGAGAGCTGCATTAAGAGCACAGTTAAGATTGCCAAAGTTACCATGTCTGTCTCCACAGACACGACTGCTGAAGCGTTGTAA
- the CNR1 gene encoding cannabinoid receptor 1 isoform X2: MKSILDGLADTTFRTITTDLVYVGSNDIQYEDMKGDMASKLGYYPQKFPLSSFRGDPFQEKMTAGEDPLLSIIPSDQVNITEFYNKSLSTFKDNEENIQCGENFMDMECFMILNPSQQLAIAVLSLTLGTFTVLENLLVLCVILHSRSLRCRPSYHFIGSLAVADLLGSVIFVYSFVDFHVFHRKDSPNVFLFKLGGVTASFTASVGSLFLTAIDRYISIHRPLAYKRIVTRPKAVVAFCVMWTIAIVIAVLPLLGWNCKKLNSVCSDIFPLIDETYLMFWIGVTSVLLLFIVYAYMYILWKAHSHAVRMIQRGTQKSIIIQSTEDGKVQITRPDQTRMDIRLAKTLVLILVVLIICWGPLLAIMVYDVFGKMNKLIKTVFAFCSMLCLLNSTVNPIIYALRSKDLRHAFRSMFPTCEGTAQPLDNSMESDCQHKHANNAGNVHRAAESCIKSTVKIAKVTMSVSTDTTAEAL; encoded by the coding sequence ATGAAGTCAATCCTAGATGGCCTCGCAGATACAACTTTCCGAACAATCACAACAGATCTCGTTTACGTGGGTTCCAATGATATCCAGTACGAAGACATGAAAGGCGACATGGCATCCAAGCTGGGATACTACCCCCAGAAGttccctctctcttccttcaGGGGTGATCCTTTCCAAGAAAAAATGACTGCGGGAGAGGATCCCCTGTTAAGCATTATTCCCTCAGATCAGGTCAACATCACAGAATTTTACAACAAGTCCCTGTCCACGTTTAAGGATAATGAGGAGAACATACAGTGTGGGGAGAACTTTATGGATATGGAGTGCTTTATGATCCTgaaccccagccagcagctggccATTGCTGTGCTGTCGCTCACCCTGGGCACCTTCACGGTCCTAGAGAACCTCCTTGTCCTGTGCGTCATCCTCCACTCCCGAAGCCTTCGGTGTAGACCCTCCTACCATTTCATCGGCAGCCTGGCTGTGGCCGATCTCCTGGGCAGCGTGATTTTTGTCTACAGTTTTGTGGATTTCCATGTTTTCCACCGGAAGGACAGCCCCAACGTATTCTTGTTCAAACTGGGTGGAGTTACAGCCTCCTTCACTGCATCCGTAGGTAGCCTTTTCCTCACGGCAATAGACCGGTACATATCTATACACAGGCCACTAGCTTACAAAAGGATTGTTACCCGACCAAAGGCTGTTGTAGCGTTTTGTGTGATGTGGACCATCGCTATTGTAATAGCCGTTCTTCCTCTGCTTGGCTGGAACTGCAAAAAGCTCAATTCTGTTTGTTCAGACATATTCCCTCTCATCGACGAGACATACCTGATGTTCTGGATCGGGGTCACCAGCGTCCTCTTGCTGTTCATTGTCTATGCCTACATGTACATACTGTGGAAGGCTCACAGCCACGCTGTTCGCATGATTCAGCGGGGCACGCAGAAAAGCATCATCATCCAGTCTACGGAGGATGGTAAGGTACAGATCACTAGGCCTGACCAAACTCGTATGGACATCAGGTTAGCCAAAACTTTGGTCCTTATCCTAGTCGTTTTAATCATATGCTGGGGCCCTCTCCTAGCCATCATGGTGTACGATGTCTTTGGCAAAATGAACAAGCTCATCAAAACTGTCTTTGCCTTCTGTAGCATGCTCTGTTTGCTGAATTCCACAGTGAATCCCATCATCTACGCTCTGAGGAGCAAGGACTTGCGACACGCCTTCCGCAGCATGTTCCCCACCTGCGAAGGAACCGCACAGCCCCTCGACAACAGCATGGAGTCTGACTGCCAGCACAAACACGCCAACAACGCGGGGAACGTGCATAGGGCTGCTGAGAGCTGCATTAAGAGCACAGTTAAGATTGCCAAAGTTACCATGTCTGTCTCCACAGACACGACTGCTGAAGCGTTGTAA